The Peromyscus maniculatus bairdii isolate BWxNUB_F1_BW_parent chromosome 3, HU_Pman_BW_mat_3.1, whole genome shotgun sequence genome segment CTAGATCTCTCAGAACCAGAGCTGCTGCAGGTTGCCCCTCTGGGCTCGGCTGGCCTGGCCTGTTTTACAGCTATGCACCTACCCTGATCTCCGGTAACCACACGTGGCCTCTGGAAAGCCAAGTTAATTTTCATTAGTTTTAATTAATGCACGCCCCTCGTTTGGGCCCTCCAGCCCCGTCTCTGGGAGTATATaggggccatctctccaaattCACCTCCAATCTGGAGGTGGCTCCAGTGTCCACTGAAGGATCTCAATGAGTTGATTCTAAAATCCCGGGAAACAACTATCTGTGAAGGATGTGACATGTCTTAATACCATGACACATGAGGGGTTGGGAGATggcatttacacacatatatatatgcacgggcacacacatgtgcacactcatgaacacacacatgcacagcagaTGTATGAAAGTGTAATGGTTAGGCCTGATGGTAAGGGTTGGCTTTTGGCTCAGTGGTGAGCACTTGTCTAGCctttgcaaggccctgggttcagtccccagcagggaaaaataattagaagaacagaaaacaaaacacagaaagaaaaagcaatttcAAACACAAAGGCACTGGTGGCTGCACTAAGTGAAATTAAACCCATCCATCAGATAAGAGCAAAGCAGCTAAAGCTAATTAGATGCTTCACGGGGTCCTTTTCATTGTGTTCAAATTATATCTACAAAGGAAAACTCTAATAAAGACGAGAAAGACAAGGAGCCAGCAGGGGACATACTTGTAATTCTGAAAGAGTCATCCTTAAGAAGGCCTCATGATGATAGATCCTCAAGTGACAAACACTGAacatcaggaggctgaggcaggagggtcctaAGTTCAAGGCTTGCTAGGGCTgcacagtgtgagttccaggccggcctgggCCGTTttgtgagctcctgtctcaaaagggaagTACTCGCCAGTGGTCCTAAATTCAAAACCTAGAACTAAAAAAAGTGACAGTGAAGAAATGGTCAAATAACCTGAAAGGTGTGTTACAGAGACGAAACAGCGAAGTGCTAGCAGAAAATACAAGTTAAATGGTGACATAATCCGCACTCTGCCCGGAGGAAGCAGGGCAGTACCGAATGGTGTGGGTGGGGAGCAAGCACGGTCAGATCCAGGGGTGGGAAACAGGTACAGCCCCTTTTCAAACACGAACTTGGCAGCCCTGATGCCAAAGAAAGTCTCTACTCAGGAGCCTACAATTCCACTCAGCTGTCACCCTGAGAAGGCGCTGGGACAGTCCACACACAGTGTCATGTTTTCAGAGACATGAAGAGGCTGAAGCAACAGGCCAAATAACCTTCAGAGGACCATGCTGGGGTGCACCCCCATGTGACACACGGGAAAGAAGGTCCGTTATCACCGGCAAGCGAGACCTTCAACAGCCAACCACTGACTGGGAGGTCCTAGGTTGAAGTCATCTAGCCCAGGCCACAAGTGATGAGAACCAGGTCAAGTAACAACACCACCTATATTTGTCCTTGTACTCTGCACATACCAACCTTGCATTCTTAGAGTCTGGAAGGAGGTATCATCAGCACCAGCCCTGttttacagatgtggaaaacACATAGTAGGTCCACAGAGAAAAAGACCTGGATGGGCTGGGGTTCAGTCATCAAGAGCTTGCTGTGCAATGATAGGGACtggagtttgatgcccagcactcaAAGCCTAtcgtcccagtgctggggaggtggagccagagcactctggggctcactggccagccagcctgcctaGCTGAATCACTGACTTCCAGGATTAGttagagactccatctcaaaaaggTGGACAATAAAAGACGACACCTGACATCAGCCCCGGTCCCCACATGCATGCACCTCAACaagcaggatctctctctctcacacatgcgcgtgtacacacatgcacacacacaatggagaGGCTCCCACAGTCAACGATGACACATCCTGAACTGTAAGGCTTTTGCTGTGAGGCAGGATACATTGGAGTGTTAAGTGATGATCGATGGAGAAAGAATCTACGAAGGCCAAAGCTGGTTGGTCAAGGAGATTGTTTCCCTGTGCCTTCTGTACCCTACTGGAGGCCTCCACCCATCCACTCTGCTGTAACCCATTACTCCAGCCCGGGCTGAGAGGCAGTCCTGGAGCAGGGCAGTGTGTAGGAGTAGCAAGGCCAATGGAGGACACATGGACTAAGCAGGAGACACTCATCAGTGACCTGTGCACTCTGGCTGTGGCTTACTTGAACAGTGGCAGGGTTGGCTCTTACATGCAGCAGGCTGCAGGTAGGGAATAGGTTACAGGAGCTACTCTCGTGGCAGATGTGAGGGATCTAAGACTCAGCTGCTGAGGGCTATATACCATTCCCTCCCCACCAGGTCCCTCTGTTGTCCCAGTCCATCTGCACTGCTAGGGATGCTCAAAATCATGCCATCCTAGTctcagaggagcagcagggagCAGCGAGGTGTGGCTCAGATGTGGCTGGCCCCCACTGTGCCCCACTACCCTCCTGTGGCCCTTCTGGGAAACTCCCAGGGTGTATGCTTGTAAGCAGCAGGCAGGCTGAGTCACATGCTTTCCAGGTCCACAGCCCCCAGGGAGACCACACCAGGCTGGCGTCTGATGACCCCAAACCCCAGAATCCCCAGGGAAGGAAATGTGAAATCTCAGGTTAAACAAGAGCTGCCAAGGTCCCCTCTGAGGGTGTGCTCGGCCCTCCCCACTTCCCATGCTATTTTTGACCCTGCTAAGAATAGTTTACTTTAAATATCCACCTCTTACCACGGCTTGGCTCTCAGGACCGCCCAGCTGCACCTTCCCTGAGCCCCTCCAGAGCAGCCACTCAAATGGCCCAGTCTACTGTGCTGTCAGCTGCAGCCTACAGACACAAACCTGCCACTGGCTCATTCCAAGACCTTTGTGCTTTCATATCGGCCCTGAACCTGGCACCTGAGGCTGAGCCAGCTACGGGGACACATGGGTGGGCATGATGCATGATGGCTAGGGATttaccacagaaatgtccccactcTGCTATCTAGTCCAGGAACACCTGCCATCTCCACAAATGGCCCTTGGAGGAGCTGGGTCTCCCAGGATTCAAAGCTGCTCTGACCACAGACATGGCGCAGCATCCTGCCTTGACCTTACAAAGACTGCCTGAAACCTCTGCCTCGGTGGGGACGTGCTCAGAGGCTCAAGCGGGGAGGAAGGTGAATTTGCCTCTTGCCTGCTCTGCCTGGGCCCAGGGTTGTGACTACCAAGGCCATGTGGGTCTGTCTTCCATGCATGAAAGGGGACTCACTTGTTGAAGAGATTCAGGCCAATTCGGTAATGTCTCTTACGGATGACATCATTGCTGAAGGCTGGCGAGTCCCAGCTGTTGCGGGTCTCCTTGTGGTAGGTCTGCTTGCTGAGTGTCTGTTCCCGCAGGCTGTCCCGAGACGAGGACTCGGAGCTGCAGTTTATGGTGTCGTTGGAGTTGGATGTGCTGTTGATGCTGTCATTGTCCCCATCTGAGTAGTCAGACTCAGACTTGCTCTGCCGGTTGGCTGAACCATTGATGGCCAGGTGGCTCTCGAGAGGTCTGGGGGGCCGAGGCCGCAACTCAGGCTCCTCCCGGGGGAGGCCTTTGGGGGGGCCACCGTGGGGGCCGTGCTTGGGGCTGCCTTGCTGTCCACCGAGGCTGCGCTCATAGgcactctgcctcttgagtgagcTTCGATCTGAGCGGTCACTGAGTTCCACGGAGCTGTCACTGGGTGGCTCAATGGTGAGCAGGGGAAGGTGCTCCACTCGCAGCCGCGGCTCTGGCCGCTCCAGCGACGGTGTGCTTCGGCAGCTCGTGTCTGTGTCGGCCTTGTCCTCCTTGTGGGCCAAGGCCCAGTAGTCCTGGGCTGTACCCCCAGCCCTTAGCCGCAGGTCCGACTCTGTGCTGGAAGGCCGATCCCCAGCCTGTGAGAGCGGTAGAGGGGGTGACAGCTCTTCCTCATCAATGTAGAGGGTGACGTCACTATACGAGGCTGTCATCTCATCCAGTTTGCGGTGGTCCATGCCATGCAGGCTCTGCTTGGGCTCAGTGTCCCGGGCCCGTGCTGTGTCTGGGGCTGGTACCTCCTCACTGTGTAGGCTGCGGCAGTTGAGGGCATCGTCGATGGACTCGGCCAGGGACTTCACCTGCCGGGAGAACGCATCCTCCAGTTCCGTGATGGCGTCTGCAAAGTCACTGGAGGGTGCTGGAGACTTGAGGGCTGGGTCGCTAAGGTCTCCACATTCTGACGGCACCAGGGCCCCCAGCTGGGAGCCATCATTGGTCACAGAGACTTGCTTGCCCTCAAAGTAGGAGCTGTGCACCTTCTCAGGGCCCTCGAAGGAGAACTGCATCCTCATGTTGGACAGCACAATGCGGCGTGACATGCGGTTCTCCGACATGGAGCTGCGCAGGCGCTCAAAGTTCTTGTTCATTTGGTACTGGCGGAACGCCGTCTGGATGGTGCGAGCTGCATGGCGGGTCACAAGGCGTCCCCCATACTTGCGTTCTAGCATTTCCACCTGGTGGGGTAAGGAGAGGAGAATGTGGGCTCTGTGTGAAGGTACAAAAATAGATATCTACCCTTTTCTATGCTCCATAGGGATGTAACCTGGGATGGTCTCACCACATCCCCAGGTTGCTTGAGATTGCTGGATGATTTCAGTGTCAAAGGGGACAGATAAATGCCAAGATAGGGTAAAGGTGGTGCACACATGTACTGAGAATCCCAATACCTCTGGCCACAGAAGCTATGGGCCCTGGAGGTTTTCTGAAGATATTATCTACAGATGTGACCCCAGAGCTGGGGAACCTGAGGCATGAGCAGGTCAGTACCTAGTCAGAGGGCCTGGCTTGaccttggctctgcctcttatCACCTCTGGCTGAGCCTTGGAACCATGAAGTTCCCCATTTCCTTAACTGTGATGCAGGGCAGCAGTAGGACCCACTTTCTAGTGCTCTGGTGAGCTCACAGTGATGGAAGGCAGGTGCTTGCACAGGCCGGGGACAGCTGGATGAAGACCTCAGCCCCATTCCTAGGTAGCAGATGCAGCTGTGAGGTCTCTGTCCTTGCTATACAGAAGGCTGAGCTGAGGCCTAGCGAAGACTTGGCAAGGCTGGCCCTCCCTCTTAGCTGTATGGCTCCATGAGCTCTGATGGGCATGGTTGTGAGTTGGGAGGGGTGCTGGAGTTGGGAGGGGTACTGGGCAAGCTCTCAGGCACCCCAGCTCAACAGCTCTCAAGAGTGACCCATGGCCTCGTGAAATCTCAGGCCATGCAGTCTGCCCAGCCTGAGGGCTAATCCTGAGTCTGGATCCTGGGTGAGTAGGAAACACACTCAGCTATAGCCTGGTCTGCAGGAATCAGTGATGTGTCTCTGGCTACTGGGGCAGGGCTGTATTTTGCAGGGATGGAGAGGGTTCAGGTTCCCAGGACCAGGAGAAATCCTGACTCCACATGTCTGCACTGTTAGAGCCAGCATCTATCTCATCAGGCACGGCAATGCAAAAGGGAGACACACAGGTTCCGGCCCCGGGGGCAGAGAATGTGTGGGGTTAAAAAGACGCACAGTCTGGTAGGGAACACGAGAGACACTGAGCAAAGCCAGGGCTGTGGCCCAAGCCTGGGAGAGCCAGGAGGCTCTGGGGGGTTCTTTCCCTGCCACCCAGAGATGGCTGTACTGCCACATCAACAAACAAAACTACTACTGGCTGAGTGGTCAAAAAGCTCAGGGTCAGGAAGGGACAAAAGCTGAACCTGGGaagcccccttccttccttcaatccCCTGCCTAAGAAGGCCTTGGCCTGGAATCCCTGCCAAGGGCTTCAGAGATACCAGAGTCACCAAAGCTTATTCCAGGGCCTTCCTTGATGCCCTGGACCTTGGGGACAAGGGTCCATCCTGCTTTCCAAGTCCCCCCCTAAGTCTGTGTGCATTGTGTTGAATGATGGCTCATTAGGAGGGCAGAAATGGGCTCTGTGATGAGTCACCAAGAAAGCCCCTCTCCGCCCCTCCCTAAGTGGGCACTGGTTGGCCCAACTCCATGGTCTCTCACTCCTGAACTCAACCATGGCTATCCTGCCTTATGGTCTGGAAAGTGACACGAGGCCCCATCTATAGCTCTTCTGGGACCCAGGGGAGGGAAAAGCAACTCACATTTGCTACCCATGGGATGCCAGGGACTGgaccacaccctcacacagatctTACTGTACTGAGACGAGGGACTCCGCTACCTCTGCTCTCAGATGACGTAAGGGAAGCTAGTAGCCAGGCTTTACAGCCAGTGGCAGGGAGGCCTGCCCCGGGGCCAGGCCTCACACCCTTATGCGCTTATTGCTGAGGATTATCTCAAAGCAGCGCACGTGAGGAGGATCCAGAGGAATTTTCTTCCACAAAGCACACCTGCCACCACTCAGCGACTTGAGGTCATTCCCTGATCCCCATGCAGGCCGCTGGCTCTcagggatgaggcaggagaaggcGTGGAGGGTTGGATTAAGGAGAATGCAGCTGGTTTCCCACCGGACTCTTTTCACTAGGATGAGACTCCCACCTTCCCCTCACAATTCTCATGAAACCTACCCTCCTCCTACTTTTGCCTTGCTTGCCAGGAAGCTCAGGCGGCATGGCATACTTCATGGCTGCTAATGGTAactcctcttgcctctgtgccAACTCTTCCCTGccaccttttctctctctcatacaccaAGGTCATTCTTGCCCCAAAGCCTTGGCATATACTGTTAGCTCTTCTCCAGGCGGCCAGTTTTCAGGCCAGCCACCGTCATCTGATGCAACCAACTCTCAGAGTCCCTctacttcttctcctcccagaactATGACCCCCAGGGTCTGTGTCATTTCCTGCAGTGACAGTGTCTTAACTGCTGACTTGTTTGTCCATCCACTGTCCAGGAATGTCACTCAGGTGCAGCAGTCTCATCTTGCAGGCAGTCCCTGTCCCATTATCTGGCACCAGGGGAAGGAAATTCAGCTATGGGTGGAATGAAGGTGAACAGCTGCATATTTGTGGCATGTAATCATCCCTACATGCCGCCTCAACCTTGCCCAATTCCATTTCATGGTCCTGTGCAGATGACTTTTACAACGAACTCTTCAGGGatcactgtggatctctgcacagCTGAGAAACTCGGTAGAGGCTGTTCCGCCTGCTGCTGGCCTGGCAAAGGCATCAAGGCCCACAGCTGTGGGGGAAGAGCTGCTACTAGGCCTCGTGTGGGTCTCAACTAACAAGAAGGATAAAGCATGTGTGTAGAGGGGCAGGGCGATCCTATGTCACAGAGCATCACCCCAGGTATGAGAGGTCAAGACTGAGGGCTGTCTGCCGAGGGAGAAGATCCACCCTGAGTGCACCCCACCATGCCCTCAGGACTGAGGCCCGTGGAGAACAAACAGAACAAAGTGGCCAGCACATATGGACGGGAGGGAGATCACATCTGTGGACTCTGGGAAGGGGTCCTGGTGTCAGTCCATGGCTGAGGGACTGCCAGGGAGACATGGGAGCCTGCCCAAAGCCCAGAGCTATGGAATGCCAGCCAGATGCTCTGCTTGTCCCTACACATCCACACAGCTCAGAGATCTCCTGAAACCTGGCATTGctcagagacacacacagcagGCATTCACTCCCACACCAGTTCTCTGCTAGGCACTGAACTGTGAGGATCTCCTCTGCTCACAGCGACCCCAAAAGTGCACCAGGCCACCGAACCCTGGGTTTGAGGCCCAAGGAAGAGCTGCAGCATTCAATAGAGACTTCCTCTAGAGACTGTGGAGCCACAAGCCATAGAGGGATATAATAAGTAGCCTTCCTCCATCAGGCCTTTCTTGGGCCCTAAGGACCTCCATGGCTACCTTGGCAACCTGTGGCCTGGTGGTGCTGGGCCACGACACTCAGACACCCAACATAGGCCCCAGGTCCTAGCAGTGAGGGATATGGAAACCTACAAAGGCAACATTTGAAGAGGAGTCTCTAAGTCCCCAGAAAGGATGTCAGTAATGTAAATCCCTTCCCACATTTCAGCAGAGCTGGGCTGGGAAAGGCTCTGCGAGAAGTGCAGGCAGGGCTCCTCTCATCCTCAGATGTGCACCCCAGCTGGTATCTGGAACCCATCACAAAGAGCATCTGGCAGCTGAGGCCTTGTGTCACTTGGGAGGCCATGCATTGTGGGCAGGGGCCCCTGCCACCTACCTGCTTGTCTTGCAGATCTGAAGAGAGCTCATAGCTCTCAGACAGTGACCGAGAGCGCTTGATGGCCTCCTCCTCAGCCTGCTTGCGCAGGACGGAGGTCGAGTGCTGCAACCGGGGCCTCCGTGTGCGCTGTTGTGGTCCTGGCCCTGCGTACAGCCCATAGGCACCCACTGATGTGTGCTCGTAgtggtctgggctcaggctggaacCAGGTACCAGGGGACCCTGGTGGTAGGCCGAGGGGCTGTCCAGCGATGTGCCAGTCTCGCTGCTGGGGGCCTCCCCCTCAACactgcagaggagagagaggagagacacacGTTAAACAGAAGAGCAGAACTTGGAGAGTAGGACAAGGAGGGGTGCCCCCAGGGAGCAGGGGCCCTGCAGAGCCGCCCCCTGCTCTGCATCTTCCTGGAGCTTCTGAACGACGTCCATGTTCTAACATCTGGCACACTGTTCTGATGGCTTCCCAACCAAGCATCAGCCCTCCCAAGACAGAGGTTTTGACCCACTATGGTGCTGATGGCCCCAGTGCTTAGAACAGAGCCTGGCCTGTGCTAGGTACTCACTGTGTTTTGAAAAACTAAGATCACTACCTCTCCTGCCACCTGAATTAAATGTAGGGCTGGTTTTATACCCCCATGTCCCCATGACTGTATTTGGAAACAGactattaaaaatcatttttctttctcttatatgtgtaagtgtatgtctgcatgtatatatgtatctgtgcttacagaggtcagaagaatgtccatctcctggaactagagttatagacagttgtgagccaccatgtggggtgctgggaactgaacccaggtcctctgttaagagcaagtgcttttaacagctgagctatctctctagctccctggAAACAGGATCATCAAAATGAAAGCCATCAGGGTGGATTCTAGTATAACTGAACTGGTATCCTTCTAAGAAGGGGAATGCAGGATACAACTGTATGGAGGAAGACTGTGAACACACAAGGAGATGGCGGCACACCAAACAGAGAGGCTCAGGAGAAGACAGCCAGGCCACACCTCCATTGCAGACTGGCAGCCTCCAGAGCTTGCAGATAATGAAGGCCTGTGGGTGAGGTCCACCTCTGGTATTTGTCATGGCAGGCTTAGAAGCAAACACAATGTTTCAcaaatgctttaaattttaacattCTCTGCAAGGAGGAACCATAGCTCCCTGTACAGGTGAGGACAGTGAGGCCCATGTAAACCCTGTCCCCGGTACCGCAGGCAGGAAATGGTTCCCTTCCACCTCACTGCCTTTTGCTCCACAGAGTTCCTTCATGCCAAGCAGGAGCAAGGCCAATTAGTGGGGACAGCGGGACTGGCTGTTGACTCATCCCAGCCCTGGGCCTGGAACATTCTATTCTGCACAGACACTCGTTTCCTCTACAGTCGCTTTTCAGTGAGGGATGGGAGAAGGAGACACTGACTTGAAGAGTCTCTAACACAAGCCCTCATCCTTTGCCAGGCTCCCTGTCCCTGTGCCACCAGACACTCGGGCGCTGGCAGGAACTTTAAAAGGCCTGTGATCCCTGGGGCAGGGCGGAGGGTCTGTAGAATgggcacagagagaaaagagcGAGGGCCCCACCCAGGCTGCAGTCCTTTCCAAAACGTCCCCTCTTCAGACCAATGAGGAACGTCCTGCGCTAAGCAGCCTGGCAGACAGGCTGCCCCTGCCCAGTTCTGCTAGAgtcctgttgtttgtttgttctccaGGGATAGAACACAGACTCCAGGGGGTCCCCAGGGTGGGGCCCGTGGAAGGGAGCCTGAAGCAGGCGGGGCCAAGGCTGCCTGCTCTTGGACTTGGACCACTCTGCACCAGGGACAGACGCAAATCTCAGCGCCTGCTTTCTGGCCTATGGCTCAGAAACAGGGTTCCGAGACAGCaactgcctctggcctccagggacagGCCACAGAACCTCCCGCCCTGCCCCAGTGGCTAAGGCATGGCAGTACTTCTCTGAGGACCTGGATGAGGAGCTGGGAGACATGCTTTGCCTGGCTCCGTCTATAGTTTTCCTTTCAGTAGTATTAGTAACTTAGTCCAGGAACCACCACCCTTCAAGGCTCTTTGGGTATCACAGAGCCTCCTGACCCCATGTTGCCCCTGTACCTCCACCAGTGTCCTTTGGgcccagtgggggtggggtggggaggaaatgtTAGATCTGAAAATTCTCTCACTGTCTGCTGAAACTTGGACAGCACTTTCCATTAAATGCTCAGAACGTCAACCAGCTGTCATGAGAAAGAAGGAATAGGGCCACCCGGGGTACAGAACAGCAGCCTCCACTGGGAAAGCCCACCCGGGCTCTCGGACACCAAAGCTGGGCCCCACTTCACTCAGGTGGGTCTGCACATACTGAGACGTATGTCCCTCAAATGAATGCACGTTCTGGTCAGGGGCTGGATCTGTGTGTACTGAACTGGGGGAAATACAGCCTGTGTCTTTTGTAGGGGATTTCAAACCAGCTGAGCCCTGAATCAGAAGGTGGAGAAGACAGCAGTCACCACCATCCCTGAAGCAGAGCCCGAAGCTCCTTGGTGGTCGACAGGCTGCACAGAACCACAAGGAGCTCAGGCAGAGGAGAGTGGGCTTGGCCTGGCCCGGGGTGCTGTCTCTGTCCCTCAAGCCCAGGGTGGACAGGCAGTGGCCAGAGGGATTCAGGTGTTTCTTGTCTGGCCCGAGAACAGCTTCAAGGGCAGGGCATTCATTGTTCCTGGCCATGGGTAGAGAGCAGGGCCTAAGCTGCCTGCAAGCCTGGGAGATCCAGTTGACCCAGTAGGCCTCAGCTTAGGGCAAAGGCGCTAAGGACAGAGATTTATCCCAGCTGGCTTTGTCTCCATGGATGAGACATCAAAGTGGGTGTCTGCCCAGAAGAGAACTTTGGGATGGGACTAGGATGAAAGAGGTCAGGGACAGACAGGAGCTTTCTGGAGCTGTGTTACTGCTCTGGGCAGTTTTGGGGCCAATAGGTTTGGGAGAGAAGGCCAGGTCTCTCCAGAGCTTCTCCTATGAGGTCATCAAAAGACAGCTCATCAGTGCCTCCTCCAGAGCCAACCCAGCCTCGTTAGGCTGAGGTCACCTGCTAAGTCTATATGAATGGAGCTGTGTGGTGGGATGGGCTTTCCACAgtccagaaaaacacactcaggaccagaaagatggttcagcaggtaaaggtgcttgctgccaaagcggacaccctgagtttgatccccaggacccatatggtggaagaagagCCTAGTCTCCTTTAAGTTGTCTGGATCTCCAACACATGCTGTGGTATGCAAGCAAGCAGGCACGCatgcatgaaaataaatgtaatgtaattaagaaaaagcctgctCTACTCCCCTCCACCACCATAAGAAAAAGAATGAACGACTTCACGGGGCTCTGCTGCACAAGTGAGGACAAAGCCAGGACCTTCCCCATGTGCCTCAAGGACCTGTCGTGACAGTGTCAGACACCAACAGAGGCTTTTCTTTATTGGAGCGTTTCTGATTTGAGGGGGCAAAGGTGACCTTTCTAAGCAGAAAGGCCCGGCTGCCAAGCCACTGTGCAAAGGCACTCTTAGGCCCACTGCTAGGACAGGCATGGACCAGTCTACTTTGATGGAACCTGGACATCCAGGGAAGGACCCAGGGTGACTTTTCTCTGTGGGGTCCTCCCAGAGCTTCTTCACGAGGTTGATTCCACTCCACCACGCGTTctttggggaggggggctgcAAGACCTGTCCCCTGTTGTAAAACAGCCGCAGAGGCTCACAGTGTCCTGAGGTACAGCAGTCTGCACTGAGATTTTTACGGTGCGGTGAGTCTGTGGGAGAGCCAACACCTCGGCTTACAGTATTTCCACTTAGAATATACTTCCTAGGACATCGCCATGCTGTAAGTGGAGGAGGGTTCTTCAGGTTAAGTCTCCATCCAGGACTCTGGGTTGGCAACAGCCACACCGGCTCTACATCCTGACctggcacttcctccagcctcctgagCCCTGGTTCTATTTCTTACCCTCCCTCCATCCCAGGTTCAGGTCTCTGGGGAAATTTCTCCCTAAATCCAGGTCCGTCAGACAGGATTGAACACCCCAATGTATGTCTTCAACGATACCCCTCAATCTACCGTGACTCTTCCTGACTCCTAGAGTACAGGCAGATCAAGGAATGGGATGAGACATGAATTCCACATCCCTGACAGTTCCTAACTGTTCagtttctagaatgttctatgGCAGTTAGGTGGCTGCTGCCTGTCACGTGTCTCAGATCTTCCTGGTTCAACAATCCTTCTTCTCGGCACATGCTAAGCCAAGAAGACCAACTCACAAAGGGGTAGATGCAAGGATTTTCTCACACCTGTGGCCTCTAAGCATGCAAGACTAGTAGAAATAAATCTAGATGCCCACCTAAAAGGGACTGACTGCAATTACTTGTATGCCCACACAAGGGAAGTAATGTCAAGATGCGGAAGATCTGACCTGACAGCTGTTCTTGTGAAGAGACCTGGAGATGTTTCAGCTGACTGTAAGATTGATGTGACCTGATGCCGTCACACAGCTAAGGAGGCCCGGCGCCGTGCTCGACAGAAAGCCAGGAGCAAAAATAGCCCTAGTGCAGCTGTCAGATCACAGCAGAAGCCTCTGCGTCCTGGAGCTAGGCTAGAGGTGGCAGACCTTTCATTTTCCCCTCACCAGCCCCTGCAGACATTGCTAATCTATCACTGACTCCCTCCTGCTGATCTTGGGTGGAGCTTCAGCAGGGTTCCACATAGATTCCCTACATCTGATCCTAGCTGGCATAAGAGACAGACCCTGTGGGTCAGACCCAAATTACTGCAAGCTGGGTCAGCTGAGCAAGCTAGGCCAGAAGCAG includes the following:
- the Iqsec1 gene encoding IQ motif and SEC7 domain-containing protein 1 isoform X18, which produces MLERKYGGRLVTRHAARTIQTAFRQYQMNKNFERLRSSMSENRMSRRIVLSNMRMQFSFEGPEKVHSSYFEGKQVSVTNDGSQLGALVPSECGDLSDPALKSPAPSSDFADAITELEDAFSRQVKSLAESIDDALNCRSLHSEEVPAPDTARARDTEPKQSLHGMDHRKLDEMTASYSDVTLYIDEEELSPPLPLSQAGDRPSSTESDLRLRAGGTAQDYWALAHKEDKADTDTSCRSTPSLERPEPRLRVEHLPLLTIEPPSDSSVELSDRSDRSSLKRQSAYERSLGGQQGSPKHGPHGGPPKGLPREEPELRPRPPRPLESHLAINGSANRQSKSESDYSDGDNDSINSTSNSNDTINCSSESSSRDSLREQTLSKQTYHKETRNSWDSPAFSNDVIRKRHYRIGLNLFNKKPEKGIQYLIERGFVPDTPVGVAHFLLQRKGLSRQMIGEFLGNRQKQFNRDVLDCVVDEMDFSAMELDEALRKFQAHIRVQGEAQKVERLIEAFSQRYCVCNPGVVRQFRNPDTIFILAFAIILLNTDMYSPNVKPERKMKLEDFVKNLRGVDDGEDIPRETLIGIYERIRKRELKTNEDHVSQVQKVEKLIVGKKPIGSLHHGLGCVLSLPHRRLVCYCRLFEVPDPNKPQKLGLHQREIFLFNDLLVVTKIFQKKKNSVTYSFRQSFSLYGMQVLLFENQYYPNGIRLTSAVPGADIKVLINFNAPNPQDRKKFTDDLRESVAEVQEMEKHRIESELEKQKGVVRPSMSQCSSLKKESGNGTLSRACLDDSYASGEGLKRSALSSSLRDLSEAGLHH